In Methanobacterium spitsbergense, the following proteins share a genomic window:
- a CDS encoding phenylalanine--tRNA ligase subunit alpha: protein MNDDKLLKIIDELHIYEKKVLKGLESAGYEATPEEIVESQKMDIKSVMSAAGILESRGLIKVQKDVKDILSLTDDGQVYAKQGLPERNILKVLGEKNSIPMTDIGKETRLEPNEVKIAIGWIIRKKWAFIDKGIVKITEDGKKALDTDFNDEQLLKTLLEMQQLLLFEPSKIIKNGYNLLKQRKGILSVKKDVKYRLKVTKEGKKVLKHGVDLTYTATQLTHEQLKTGSWKSLKFRSYDINAEHPETFPSKIHPLTRIIEEIRDVFLNMGFTESSGNILESAFWNFDCLFQPQDHAAREMQDTFYIKNPKHSQLPDDQLVKRVSDVHENGGTTESEGWQYTWDREVAKQSVLRTHTTCVSARFLSEYKPPLKMFSVGRVFRRETITYKHLPEFHQVEGIVAAEDINYKNLLGIIEEFYHKLGFKVRFRPAYFPYTYLSTECEIYLPEKESWIELGGSGMFRPEVLEPLGVETPVLAFGLGIERLAMLKLGITDIRMLYKSDIGWLRKLPVTDGVKLN from the coding sequence ATGAACGATGATAAACTCCTGAAAATTATTGATGAATTACACATTTACGAAAAAAAGGTTTTAAAGGGATTAGAATCTGCAGGATATGAAGCTACACCCGAAGAAATAGTTGAATCTCAGAAAATGGACATTAAATCTGTTATGAGCGCTGCAGGAATTCTTGAATCAAGGGGTTTGATAAAGGTTCAAAAGGATGTTAAAGATATATTAAGCCTTACAGACGATGGTCAAGTATATGCTAAGCAGGGATTACCTGAAAGGAATATATTAAAAGTTTTAGGCGAAAAAAATTCCATTCCAATGACAGACATTGGTAAAGAAACTAGATTGGAACCTAATGAAGTTAAAATTGCAATAGGATGGATTATTCGAAAGAAATGGGCTTTCATCGATAAAGGAATTGTTAAAATAACAGAAGATGGTAAAAAAGCCCTGGATACGGATTTCAATGATGAACAGCTCCTTAAAACATTGCTTGAAATGCAACAACTTCTGCTTTTCGAACCTTCAAAAATAATTAAAAATGGTTACAACCTTTTAAAACAGCGAAAAGGAATACTCTCTGTTAAAAAAGATGTTAAATATCGTTTAAAAGTTACTAAAGAAGGTAAAAAAGTATTGAAGCATGGTGTTGATCTCACTTATACTGCAACCCAACTTACCCATGAACAATTGAAAACTGGTTCATGGAAGTCTTTGAAGTTCAGAAGTTATGATATTAATGCAGAGCATCCTGAAACATTTCCAAGTAAGATACATCCATTAACAAGAATTATTGAAGAGATTAGAGACGTGTTCCTTAACATGGGTTTTACAGAGTCAAGCGGCAATATTTTAGAATCAGCTTTCTGGAATTTTGACTGTCTTTTCCAGCCTCAAGATCACGCAGCACGTGAAATGCAGGATACATTTTATATTAAAAATCCTAAACATTCTCAATTACCTGATGATCAACTCGTTAAAAGAGTTTCAGATGTCCATGAGAATGGGGGAACAACTGAATCCGAAGGATGGCAGTACACATGGGATCGTGAAGTTGCAAAACAATCTGTTTTAAGAACACATACCACATGTGTGTCTGCAAGGTTTTTATCCGAATATAAACCTCCCCTTAAGATGTTCTCTGTTGGTAGAGTTTTCAGAAGGGAAACAATTACATATAAACATCTTCCAGAATTCCATCAAGTCGAGGGAATTGTTGCTGCTGAGGATATTAATTATAAAAATCTTCTTGGAATTATCGAAGAATTTTATCATAAATTAGGGTTTAAAGTGAGGTTCAGGCCTGCATACTTCCCGTACACATATCTATCAACAGAATGTGAAATATACTTACCTGAGAAGGAAAGCTGGATAGAACTTGGAGGATCTGGAATGTTCAGACCAGAAGTTTTAGAACCATTAGGAGTTGAAACACCAGTATTAGCATTTGGACTTGGAATTGAAAGGTTAGCTATGTTGAAATTAGGAATAACCGATATAAGAATGCTCTACAAAAGTGATATAGGATGGCTCAGAAAACTACCAGTTACAGATGGTGTGAAACTCAATTAA
- a CDS encoding transcription factor, which yields MLNDPIVQEILMDITDDEKCSIPIIECILDGKTSAEEISEETEIVLTLVRKVLYKMNDAGVISYTKTKDPKTKWEIYSWKFEEDKVYDLITKKYDKLSEQIEKSVKYEEENMFFVCNNGHRYIFEKASEDNFICPKCKGSLEYQENSAVIEELLKEKVACDLINHKENDK from the coding sequence ATGTTAAATGATCCGATTGTACAGGAAATTTTAATGGATATAACAGACGATGAAAAATGTAGCATTCCAATTATTGAATGCATATTAGATGGTAAAACTTCTGCCGAAGAAATTTCAGAGGAAACTGAAATAGTATTGACTTTAGTAAGGAAAGTTCTCTATAAAATGAATGATGCAGGTGTTATTTCCTACACAAAGACCAAAGATCCTAAGACAAAATGGGAAATTTACAGTTGGAAATTTGAAGAAGACAAGGTCTATGATCTCATAACAAAAAAATATGATAAATTATCCGAACAAATTGAAAAATCTGTTAAGTATGAAGAAGAAAATATGTTTTTTGTATGTAATAATGGACATCGGTATATATTTGAAAAAGCATCTGAAGACAACTTCATATGTCCAAAATGCAAAGGTTCACTTGAATATCAAGAGAATTCAGCTGTAATAGAAGAACTATTAAAAGAAAAGGTTGCATGTGATTTAATCAATCATAAAGAAAATGATAAATAA
- a CDS encoding amino acid permease, producing MDRKIFRKKSINELLEITEDKNGLKRVLGTPALLLMGIGAIIGAGIFILTGIASAFYAGPAIIISFLIAGVACLFTALCYAEFASMIPIAGSAYTYSYVTLGELLAWIIGWDLILEYLVIVATVAVGWSGYIVNIFTSLGLILPAQLINPPGVEGGLINIPAVLIIVSITWLLIRGVKQSSQVNTVIVIIKLSVILLFISIGVNYINPANYHPFLPYGWSGVFKGAAIIFFAYIGFDAITTAAEEVKDPKKTFPIAILGSLLISSILYIAVSGVLDGVLPYYMFKETAAPVAFALNQLGIHWADIVISIGALCGITSVLLVSFFGQSRVFFAMSRDGLLPEFFSRLHKDFRTPTNGIIIVGIFASILAAFLPITELAELVNIGTLAAFIIVSAAIIILRKQKPELKRPFKTPLVPVIPILAIVFCFFLVTQLPSITHIRFILWLIIGLFIYYFYGRKNSLLSGNK from the coding sequence ATGGATCGAAAAATATTTCGGAAAAAATCAATAAATGAACTTCTTGAAATCACAGAAGACAAAAATGGACTTAAACGTGTTTTAGGTACTCCTGCACTTCTACTCATGGGTATTGGTGCAATTATTGGTGCGGGAATATTCATACTAACAGGGATTGCATCTGCATTCTATGCAGGCCCAGCTATTATTATATCCTTTTTAATTGCTGGTGTTGCCTGTTTATTCACTGCACTTTGCTATGCAGAATTTGCATCCATGATTCCCATAGCTGGCAGTGCATACACCTACAGTTATGTAACCTTGGGAGAATTATTGGCTTGGATTATTGGCTGGGACCTTATTTTAGAATATCTGGTGATTGTTGCTACTGTTGCTGTTGGTTGGTCAGGTTACATAGTAAATATTTTCACATCATTAGGGTTAATTCTACCTGCACAACTAATAAATCCTCCTGGAGTTGAAGGTGGGCTAATAAATATTCCAGCAGTGCTAATTATAGTCAGTATAACATGGCTTTTAATTCGAGGAGTAAAACAGAGTTCCCAGGTTAATACAGTGATTGTAATAATTAAACTATCCGTAATCTTGTTGTTCATATCCATTGGTGTTAATTATATAAATCCTGCTAATTATCATCCTTTCCTTCCCTATGGTTGGAGCGGAGTATTTAAAGGTGCAGCAATCATATTCTTTGCATATATAGGTTTTGACGCCATTACAACAGCTGCCGAAGAGGTTAAAGATCCTAAAAAAACTTTTCCAATTGCAATTCTAGGATCACTACTTATAAGTTCCATCCTTTATATTGCTGTTTCAGGAGTTTTAGATGGTGTTCTTCCATATTATATGTTCAAAGAAACTGCTGCTCCTGTTGCATTTGCATTAAATCAATTAGGGATTCATTGGGCAGATATAGTGATCTCTATTGGGGCTTTGTGTGGAATAACTTCTGTTCTTCTAGTAAGCTTTTTCGGTCAAAGTAGAGTATTTTTCGCAATGTCCAGGGATGGTTTACTTCCTGAATTTTTTTCAAGATTACATAAAGATTTTAGAACACCAACAAATGGAATAATAATTGTTGGTATTTTTGCATCTATACTTGCAGCATTTCTACCAATTACTGAATTAGCTGAATTGGTGAATATTGGTACCCTAGCAGCCTTCATTATAGTATCAGCAGCAATAATTATACTTAGAAAACAAAAACCAGAATTAAAACGTCCATTTAAAACCCCATTAGTACCAGTAATTCCTATTTTAGCTATTGTTTTCTGTTTTTTCTTGGTTACACAACTACCGTCCATAACTCATATTAGATTTATTTTGTGGCTCATAATTGGTTTGTTTATTTATTATTTTTATGGTAGAAAAAATAGTCTTCTAAGTGGGAATAAATGA
- a CDS encoding response regulator, which yields MKKQIIKILLIEDNPGDTKSIIEMLKEADDNRYEVVHTTRLDDGIKIIVRDDFDLILLDLGLPDSEGMDTFNIMKYNAPDIPIIVLTGLKEDIFAVSTVGRGAQDYLVKDEIDSKLLATSIDNAMNSKK from the coding sequence ATGAAAAAACAAATCATCAAAATTCTATTGATTGAGGACAATCCTGGTGATACAAAATCTATAATAGAAATGTTAAAAGAAGCTGATGATAACCGTTATGAAGTTGTACATACCACCAGGCTCGATGATGGAATAAAAATTATTGTAAGGGATGATTTTGATTTAATTCTATTGGATCTAGGCCTACCTGATAGTGAAGGAATGGACACTTTTAATATTATGAAATATAATGCCCCAGATATACCCATAATAGTTCTTACCGGACTTAAGGAAGATATATTCGCTGTTAGTACTGTTGGTAGGGGTGCTCAGGATTATCTGGTTAAAGATGAAATTGACAGTAAGTTACTGGCCACTTCCATTGATAATGCTATGAATAGTAAGAAATAA
- a CDS encoding serine hydrolase, with amino-acid sequence MDNKVLGGLILVCVLVVVVAGVIIYNSQPSTFGVNNTAINTGNMNNTNNNILPSNRPLSLLTGLLILKLSSGQSSSSNFLPSPSPKPIPNPTPKPTPTPMDNIIHLFDAYVKSTYPQTGIPGLAMVIVQNDKIIYMNCLGVRDVSTGALVNTHTLFQLASDTKAITSTNIAQMVDMGILSWNDTITQPYLNYLKIIIPSKI; translated from the coding sequence ATGGATAATAAAGTTTTGGGAGGATTAATTTTAGTTTGTGTTTTAGTAGTTGTTGTAGCTGGAGTTATCATTTATAATTCACAACCTAGTACTTTTGGAGTTAATAATACCGCTATAAACACCGGAAACATGAATAACACCAATAACAATATATTACCGTCTAATAGACCATTATCCTTGTTAACAGGATTATTAATTTTAAAATTATCTTCTGGCCAATCAAGTTCTTCTAATTTTTTACCTAGCCCTTCACCTAAACCTATTCCAAATCCTACTCCCAAACCTACACCTACCCCAATGGACAATATTATCCATCTTTTTGATGCTTATGTGAAATCAACCTATCCTCAAACAGGAATTCCCGGATTAGCAATGGTTATTGTTCAAAATGATAAAATTATTTATATGAACTGTCTTGGAGTTAGGGATGTATCTACAGGAGCCCTTGTTAATACTCATACTTTATTCCAATTGGCTTCTGATACAAAAGCCATTACGTCTACAAATATCGCCCAAATGGTTGATATGGGTATACTTAGTTGGAATGACACCATAACCCAACCCTACCTAAATTACCTCAAAATTATAATCCCGTCAAAAATATGA
- a CDS encoding Fic family protein, producing the protein MDNFLSWFNSPDTEKLNPVLVSSITHYELVRIHPFIDGNGRSARIMVMIVLYRRGYDIKRFFSLDDYYNQDRDKYYETLKTVNPDLLDLTQWLEYFTTGVLTSIKFVKDKVLGLSKDVKFLKKKGQIPLNDRQMKIVEKIIENSKITKKDVQNMFNLSHSSAYDELKKMLDLEVNCSQR; encoded by the coding sequence ATTGATAATTTTCTTTCATGGTTCAATTCCCCTGATACTGAAAAATTAAATCCAGTTCTTGTATCAAGTATAACTCATTATGAACTTGTTAGAATTCATCCATTTATAGATGGAAATGGTAGATCTGCACGTATAATGGTTATGATTGTACTTTATAGAAGGGGTTATGATATAAAACGATTTTTTAGTTTGGATGATTATTATAATCAAGATAGAGACAAATATTATGAAACTTTAAAAACCGTTAATCCGGACTTATTAGATTTAACTCAATGGCTTGAATATTTTACAACTGGTGTTTTGACTAGTATAAAGTTCGTAAAAGATAAAGTACTGGGATTAAGTAAAGATGTTAAATTTCTTAAAAAGAAGGGTCAAATTCCTTTAAATGATAGACAAATGAAGATCGTTGAAAAAATAATTGAAAATAGTAAAATAACTAAGAAAGACGTTCAGAATATGTTTAATTTGTCTCATTCAAGTGCTTATGATGAACTAAAAAAGATGCTTGATCTCGAAGTAAATTGCAGCCAAAGGTAA
- a CDS encoding DeoR family transcriptional regulator, with protein sequence MKRLMVEHGLKEPEFSEEGDYFVVKFYGPGDKILDLVSDIPDERMTDLRELGLNNRQIEALKMMVNQKRYYTNSLYQEEFSVSRQTASRDLKDLVEKGQIYTIGKGRAIKYQSTNNPEA encoded by the coding sequence ATGAAAAGATTAATGGTAGAACATGGCTTAAAAGAACCTGAATTTTCCGAAGAAGGAGATTATTTTGTAGTAAAATTCTATGGACCGGGAGACAAAATACTTGATCTAGTATCAGATATCCCTGATGAAAGAATGACTGATTTAAGAGAATTAGGACTCAACAACAGACAGATTGAAGCATTAAAAATGATGGTAAATCAAAAAAGATACTACACTAATAGTTTATATCAAGAAGAATTTTCAGTTTCTAGACAAACAGCTTCCAGAGATCTTAAAGATCTTGTAGAAAAAGGACAAATTTATACTATAGGTAAAGGTAGAGCGATAAAGTATCAATCTACTAATAATCCTGAGGCATAA
- a CDS encoding PepSY domain-containing protein — translation MIVLVIILVAGLSLTVGLVLGNYLNKPLMINNTTNSSNSSTQSNQTNSTNQSKISNTKNNYISASEAIRIAKAAWPVSKATYYIDTYPTSKSPYYEVTVQDNPNIGPGGFVEINAITGEVIEKGT, via the coding sequence TTGATTGTTTTAGTTATTATTTTAGTTGCAGGACTGAGTTTAACTGTTGGTTTAGTGCTTGGTAACTATTTAAACAAACCTTTGATGATAAATAATACAACAAATTCATCCAATAGCTCAACACAAAGTAATCAAACAAATTCGACTAATCAAAGCAAGATAAGCAATACTAAAAATAATTATATAAGTGCAAGTGAAGCGATAAGGATAGCTAAGGCAGCATGGCCTGTGTCCAAAGCCACGTATTACATAGATACTTATCCCACATCCAAATCACCTTACTATGAGGTTACCGTTCAGGATAATCCTAATATCGGTCCCGGTGGGTTTGTTGAGATTAACGCAATCACTGGTGAGGTAATAGAGAAAGGTACATAA
- a CDS encoding SAM-dependent methyltransferase, whose amino-acid sequence MEFYLIIGMIITVTSIIISWIMWSAIIGAGFQPTSKKLVKKMLEIAEIGPNDVLYDLGSGDGRIITEAVKCYGAKAVGIEADPIRVLWSRMFLFFYRIRDKSKIKWGNFFNEDIIDATAVTLFLGSKANEKLKKKLVKELKPGTLVVSYVWTFHDWKPAKIDYRDKIYLYKIGESNL is encoded by the coding sequence TTGGAATTTTATCTTATTATAGGTATGATTATTACTGTCACTTCAATTATTATATCTTGGATAATGTGGTCTGCTATAATAGGAGCTGGTTTTCAGCCAACATCAAAGAAACTTGTAAAGAAAATGCTTGAAATAGCTGAAATTGGTCCAAATGATGTTTTATATGATCTTGGCTCTGGAGATGGGAGAATTATAACCGAAGCTGTGAAATGTTATGGTGCCAAGGCAGTGGGAATAGAAGCAGATCCAATACGGGTTTTATGGTCAAGGATGTTTTTATTTTTTTATAGAATTCGGGACAAATCAAAAATTAAATGGGGTAATTTTTTCAATGAAGATATCATTGATGCAACAGCCGTAACTCTTTTTTTAGGTAGTAAAGCCAATGAAAAGCTTAAAAAAAAGCTTGTAAAAGAATTAAAACCAGGAACCCTTGTTGTTTCATACGTTTGGACGTTTCATGATTGGAAACCTGCAAAAATCGATTATAGAGATAAAATTTATCTTTATAAAATCGGTGAAAGCAACTTATAA
- a CDS encoding histone family protein — protein sequence MGELPIAPIGRIIKNAGGLRVSEGAETTLDKYLEEYGENISRQAVKLAKHAGRVTVNASDIELAVKEMQ from the coding sequence ATGGGTGAACTACCAATAGCTCCAATAGGAAGAATAATAAAAAATGCAGGCGGACTTAGAGTTAGTGAAGGTGCAGAAACTACTTTAGATAAATATTTAGAGGAATATGGTGAAAATATTTCACGACAAGCTGTTAAACTTGCAAAACATGCAGGAAGAGTAACAGTTAATGCATCGGATATTGAACTAGCAGTTAAAGAAATGCAATAA
- a CDS encoding ABC transporter permease subunit codes for MKLWKTWVIATKDFSIFRKKKRILYTLIILPLLLSIGLPLVVRSLTSLDNATTEIITLLNAFSYFYIILVYIQSTTLASYSILGEKIEESLEPLLATPTTDSELLFGKTIASFLPSIGVIYATSIIFMVLSDLFTYNTLGYLFFPNLSMAFILLLAVPLSSILSIQLNVIISSRVNDVRTANQLGFLLFVPFMGVYILLVTNAISLNITNLVIITIFLLVIDVILFYLSKATFSRDKILTKWK; via the coding sequence ATGAAACTTTGGAAAACATGGGTTATCGCAACCAAAGACTTCAGCATATTTCGTAAGAAAAAACGTATTCTATATACATTAATAATTCTCCCACTCCTTCTTTCAATAGGTTTACCTCTAGTTGTCAGGTCCTTAACAAGTCTTGATAATGCAACAACAGAGATCATAACCTTACTGAATGCATTTTCATACTTTTATATTATCTTAGTTTATATACAATCAACAACACTGGCATCCTACAGTATTTTAGGTGAGAAGATTGAGGAAAGTTTAGAACCTCTCTTAGCAACACCCACAACTGATAGTGAACTTTTATTTGGAAAAACAATTGCTTCATTCTTACCCTCAATAGGGGTAATATATGCTACATCCATAATTTTCATGGTGCTTTCAGATTTATTCACATATAACACTCTGGGTTATCTTTTTTTCCCTAATTTAAGTATGGCATTCATTTTACTCTTAGCAGTCCCTCTCTCATCGATTTTAAGCATTCAATTAAATGTTATCATATCTTCGAGAGTAAACGATGTGAGAACTGCAAACCAGCTTGGATTCCTTCTATTTGTACCATTTATGGGAGTTTATATCCTGCTTGTAACAAATGCAATCTCATTAAACATTACCAATCTGGTTATAATTACCATATTCCTCCTTGTTATTGATGTAATTTTATTCTACCTAAGTAAAGCCACTTTTAGCAGGGATAAAATACTCACAAAATGGAAATAA
- a CDS encoding ABC transporter ATP-binding protein has translation MIDVENLTRKFGDLTAVDNLTFHINEGEVFGFLGPNGAGKTTTMRMLSCLISKTSGEARIAGYDVSDEADSLKIRKIIGLLPENVGLYDDLTAYKNLDFYGKLYECSETQRKENIKHFLKLLGLWNKRDVTVGTFSKGMKQKLTIARALIHDPEILFLDEPTANLDPESSKIVRDFILDLKKEKKTIFLNTHNLDEAQRICDKIGIFNTKLMAIGSPEELEGSIWGNKTVIQLKEVNDKILEAINNLSIGNMVHDNNKLTIDVGDPEKENPIIVDAILNAGGQVQYVNRLSPSLEEAYLKIVRGD, from the coding sequence TTGATCGATGTAGAGAATCTTACAAGGAAATTTGGTGATTTAACAGCAGTAGATAATCTCACATTCCATATCAATGAAGGAGAGGTTTTCGGTTTTCTGGGGCCAAATGGTGCCGGAAAAACCACCACAATGAGAATGCTTAGTTGCCTCATATCAAAGACAAGTGGAGAAGCTAGAATAGCAGGTTATGATGTTAGTGATGAAGCTGATTCCTTGAAAATCAGGAAGATCATTGGTTTGCTTCCTGAAAATGTTGGTCTTTATGATGATTTAACAGCTTATAAAAACTTAGATTTTTATGGAAAACTCTATGAATGTTCGGAAACTCAAAGGAAGGAAAATATTAAACATTTTCTTAAATTGTTAGGACTTTGGAATAAAAGAGATGTAACTGTTGGAACCTTTTCTAAGGGAATGAAACAAAAACTAACTATTGCACGAGCACTTATTCATGACCCTGAAATTTTGTTCTTAGACGAACCAACAGCAAATTTAGACCCTGAATCATCAAAAATTGTAAGAGATTTCATACTAGATTTGAAGAAGGAAAAAAAGACCATTTTTTTAAATACACATAATCTCGATGAAGCTCAGAGAATCTGTGATAAAATTGGAATATTTAACACTAAATTAATGGCAATAGGTTCTCCTGAAGAATTAGAAGGATCTATCTGGGGTAATAAAACCGTAATTCAGTTAAAAGAAGTTAATGACAAAATATTGGAAGCAATAAATAATTTATCAATAGGAAATATGGTACACGATAATAATAAATTAACCATTGATGTAGGGGATCCTGAAAAAGAGAATCCAATCATAGTAGATGCTATATTAAATGCCGGTGGACAGGTTCAATATGTTAATCGGCTCAGTCCATCCTTAGAAGAAGCTTATCTGAAAATTGTGAGGGGAGATTAA